A section of the Pseudobacteroides sp. genome encodes:
- the dnaK gene encoding molecular chaperone DnaK, translating into MAKVIGIDLGTTNSCVAVMEGGEPVVIPNPEGSRTTSSVVAFSKTGERLVGQVAKRQAITNPDRTVISIKRDMGTDRKVKIDDSQYTPQEISAMILQKLKADAEAFLGEKITQAVITVPAYFSDSQRQATKDAGKIAGLEVLRIINEPTAAALAYGLDKEHDQKILVFDLGGGTFDVSILEIGDGVFEVLATHGNNRLGGDDFDQRVMDYLADTFKKENGIDLRNDKMALQRLKEAAEKAKIELSGVTTTNINLPFITADATGPKHLDVTLTRAKFDEITADLVEKTMEPTRQAMKDAGLSVDKIDKILLVGGSSRIPAVQEAVKKYLGKEPFKGINPDECVAVGASIQAGVLTGEVKDLLLLDVTPLSLGIETLGGVCTKLIERNTTIPAKKSQVFSTAADGQTSVEIHVLQGEREMAQYNKTLGRFQLTGIPPAPRGVPQIEVTFDIDANGIVHVSAKDLGTGNEQKVTITASTNLSDDEIDKAVKEAEKYAAEDKKKKEEVDIRNNADSMVFQCEKQLNELGDKLSSEDKAKIQDEVNKVKEALKGTDTENIKKATEALTQAFYEISSKMYQNTGAGADGAAGAGFDPGAAAQGGPEMGGSDNVYDADYKVVDEDNK; encoded by the coding sequence ATGGCAAAAGTAATAGGAATAGATTTAGGAACAACAAATTCATGTGTAGCGGTTATGGAAGGTGGAGAACCTGTCGTAATACCAAATCCAGAAGGCAGCAGAACTACTTCTTCAGTTGTTGCGTTTTCAAAAACAGGCGAAAGACTGGTAGGACAGGTGGCTAAACGTCAGGCTATAACAAATCCTGACAGAACAGTAATATCAATCAAAAGGGATATGGGAACAGACAGAAAGGTTAAGATTGACGATAGCCAGTACACCCCCCAGGAAATATCTGCTATGATACTGCAAAAGCTTAAAGCTGATGCAGAGGCATTTCTTGGAGAAAAAATAACTCAGGCTGTTATTACAGTTCCTGCATATTTCAGTGACTCCCAGAGACAGGCAACAAAGGATGCAGGTAAAATAGCAGGTCTGGAAGTTCTAAGAATTATCAATGAACCTACTGCTGCAGCTTTGGCATATGGTCTTGATAAGGAACATGACCAGAAAATACTGGTATTTGACTTGGGTGGAGGAACCTTTGACGTATCCATTCTTGAAATAGGCGATGGGGTTTTTGAAGTTCTTGCTACACATGGTAACAATAGACTCGGCGGCGACGACTTTGATCAGAGGGTCATGGATTATCTTGCCGATACATTTAAAAAGGAAAACGGCATAGACTTAAGAAATGACAAGATGGCTCTCCAGAGATTGAAGGAAGCTGCAGAAAAAGCTAAAATAGAGCTTTCAGGTGTAACAACTACAAATATAAACCTTCCTTTTATAACTGCTGATGCAACAGGACCTAAGCACCTTGATGTTACGCTTACAAGGGCCAAGTTTGATGAGATTACTGCAGATCTGGTTGAAAAGACTATGGAGCCAACAAGGCAAGCGATGAAAGATGCAGGACTTAGTGTAGATAAAATAGATAAAATACTGTTGGTAGGTGGATCAAGCAGAATTCCTGCTGTTCAGGAAGCTGTTAAGAAGTACCTTGGTAAAGAGCCTTTTAAAGGTATCAACCCTGACGAATGTGTGGCAGTAGGTGCTTCTATTCAGGCAGGGGTATTGACTGGAGAAGTTAAAGACCTTCTTCTTTTAGATGTTACGCCATTGTCACTCGGTATTGAGACATTAGGCGGAGTATGTACAAAGCTTATTGAAAGAAATACTACAATACCTGCCAAAAAGAGCCAGGTATTCTCAACTGCTGCTGACGGACAGACCAGCGTTGAGATCCACGTTTTACAGGGCGAAAGGGAAATGGCCCAGTATAACAAAACCCTCGGAAGATTCCAGCTTACAGGAATTCCTCCTGCACCTAGAGGCGTGCCTCAGATTGAAGTTACATTTGATATAGATGCCAACGGTATAGTTCATGTTTCTGCAAAGGATCTTGGTACTGGAAACGAACAGAAGGTTACTATTACTGCTTCTACGAATCTGTCCGATGATGAAATAGATAAAGCAGTAAAAGAAGCTGAAAAATATGCTGCTGAAGATAAGAAGAAAAAGGAAGAAGTGGATATCAGAAATAACGCCGATTCTATGGTATTCCAGTGTGAAAAGCAGCTTAACGAGCTTGGTGATAAGCTAAGTTCCGAGGATAAAGCGAAAATACAGGATGAAGTTAATAAGGTTAAGGAAGCACTTAAGGGCACCGATACCGAAAATATTAAGAAGGCAACAGAAGCTTTGACACAAGCTTTCTACGAAATTTCTTCAAAAATGTATCAGAATACCGGAGCAGGGGCTGATGGGGCTGCTGGTGCAGGTTTTGATCCTGGTGCAGCAGCACAGGGAGGACCTGAAATGGGAGGTTCCGATAACGTATATGACGCTGACTACAAGGTTGTTGATGAGGACAATAAATAA
- the dnaJ gene encoding molecular chaperone DnaJ, with protein sequence MADKRDYYEILELDKGASDADIKKAYRKLAKKYHPDVNPGDKTAEAKFKEINEAYEVLSDSQKRTRYDQYGHAGTDPNGFGGFGGGGFSDFDFGGIGDIFETFFGGGRSSRGKSGPQKGNDLKYSMEVAFEEAAFGTEKEISLNRMENCTTCNGSGAKPGTTPSTCKQCNGSGQVQYKQSTPFGQFVNVRACDACRGEGKIVSDPCNTCNGKGKTRKSVKLKIKIPQGIDDGQTISLRGEGEPGSKGGPRGDLYINVRVKAHALFTRQGNDIICDMPITFVQAALGCELEVPTLDGKVKYTIPEATQTATVFRLKGKGVPYLRGNGRGDQYVRVNIEVPKKLNENQKALLREFAEVSEETHEQRKSFFEKMKDALGM encoded by the coding sequence ATGGCTGATAAGAGAGATTACTATGAAATCCTCGAATTGGATAAGGGAGCATCCGATGCAGATATAAAAAAGGCATACAGAAAGCTTGCTAAAAAATATCATCCTGATGTAAATCCAGGTGATAAGACTGCTGAAGCTAAATTCAAAGAAATTAACGAGGCCTATGAGGTGTTAAGCGATTCTCAAAAAAGGACCCGTTATGATCAGTATGGTCATGCCGGAACTGATCCAAACGGCTTTGGTGGTTTTGGAGGCGGCGGCTTTAGTGACTTCGACTTTGGTGGAATCGGTGATATTTTTGAGACTTTCTTTGGCGGTGGCAGGTCTTCAAGGGGCAAGAGCGGACCGCAAAAAGGCAATGATTTGAAGTATTCCATGGAAGTTGCCTTTGAAGAAGCAGCTTTTGGAACTGAAAAAGAGATTTCCCTAAATAGAATGGAAAATTGTACAACATGTAATGGAAGCGGAGCAAAGCCAGGGACAACACCTTCAACATGTAAGCAGTGTAATGGTTCCGGCCAGGTTCAATACAAGCAGAGCACGCCATTCGGACAGTTTGTAAATGTTCGGGCTTGCGATGCATGCCGTGGGGAAGGGAAAATCGTAAGCGACCCATGTAATACATGTAATGGTAAGGGAAAAACAAGAAAGAGTGTTAAATTAAAGATTAAAATTCCGCAGGGTATAGACGATGGGCAAACCATATCACTGAGGGGAGAAGGAGAGCCTGGTTCAAAGGGTGGTCCGCGGGGTGATTTGTATATAAACGTCAGGGTCAAGGCCCATGCACTGTTTACAAGGCAGGGGAATGACATTATTTGCGACATGCCCATTACCTTTGTGCAGGCGGCTTTAGGCTGCGAACTGGAGGTGCCCACACTTGACGGAAAGGTAAAATATACCATTCCGGAAGCTACTCAGACGGCAACAGTTTTCAGACTTAAAGGAAAAGGTGTGCCTTATTTGAGGGGAAATGGCAGAGGCGATCAATATGTACGTGTTAATATAGAGGTCCCCAAAAAGCTTAATGAAAATCAGAAGGCATTGCTGAGAGAATTTGCAGAGGTAAGCGAAGAAACCCATGAACAGAGAAAAAGCTTTTTTGAAAAAATGAAAGATGCACTTGGAATGTAA
- the prmA gene encoding 50S ribosomal protein L11 methyltransferase produces MKWYEIIINTTEEASDAMSEMLTSIGAGGVAIEDPNDIRKELLKPGTLDYADQAFFDNLGEDVKIKAYFSNEKNLNELIGLINEKINFIGNFLDTGKGYMGYNEVDDEDWATSWKKYYKPIKIAERVVIKPSWEQYEESGGDIVIELDPGMAFGTGTHETTMMCAQLLEKYLKDGDSILDLGCGTGILSIIAYKLGAKDIKAVDIDEVAVKVATDNCKLNNADKGIEVLKGVLGDVLPFKYDVVIANIIASVIVDISESMPYYVNKEGYFLTSGIIKERKQEVLDAYASKGFKAVEILEMGEWVAIAFKCQGSL; encoded by the coding sequence ATGAAGTGGTATGAAATTATTATAAATACAACAGAAGAAGCAAGTGATGCTATGTCGGAAATGCTTACTTCAATAGGAGCCGGCGGGGTTGCCATTGAAGACCCCAATGATATCAGAAAGGAGCTTCTAAAGCCTGGTACTTTGGATTATGCAGACCAGGCGTTTTTTGACAATTTAGGCGAAGATGTTAAAATTAAAGCCTATTTTTCTAATGAAAAGAACCTTAATGAATTAATCGGATTAATTAATGAGAAAATAAATTTTATAGGAAATTTTCTTGACACAGGTAAAGGTTATATGGGATACAATGAGGTTGATGACGAGGATTGGGCGACCTCATGGAAAAAATACTACAAGCCGATAAAAATAGCTGAAAGGGTAGTTATTAAACCATCATGGGAACAGTATGAAGAATCCGGTGGTGATATTGTAATTGAGCTTGATCCTGGAATGGCTTTTGGTACAGGGACACATGAAACAACCATGATGTGTGCACAGCTGCTGGAGAAGTACTTGAAGGATGGCGACAGCATTTTGGATTTAGGCTGTGGTACCGGAATACTGTCAATCATAGCATATAAGCTTGGGGCAAAAGATATAAAAGCTGTGGACATTGATGAGGTTGCTGTAAAGGTGGCCACAGATAACTGTAAACTAAATAATGCCGATAAAGGTATTGAGGTACTAAAGGGAGTATTAGGTGACGTATTACCCTTTAAGTATGATGTGGTTATAGCTAATATCATAGCGAGTGTTATTGTTGACATATCAGAGTCAATGCCTTATTATGTAAATAAAGAAGGGTATTTTCTTACCTCCGGTATAATAAAAGAAAGAAAGCAGGAGGTACTGGACGCGTATGCTTCTAAAGGTTTTAAAGCCGTCGAAATATTAGAAATGGGTGAATGGGTGGCGATCGCATTTAAATGCCAAGGTTCTTTGTAA
- a CDS encoding 16S rRNA (uracil(1498)-N(3))-methyltransferase: MPRFFVKSENIENEKITISGEDFNHIKNVLRLRQGDSLIISDGNCWDYSVVIDSYAANYVTTTIVDSYKNTNESEIDITLFQGVPKSDKMDMIIQKSVEMGVKRIVPVITERTVVKINSEKDIKNKITRWQRIAIEASKQCNRGIMPIVEAPVTFRQSITEAKQADLNLIPYEKETGNKLKPVLKGGGAKTISVMIGPEGGFSNNEVDLAVENGCVPVTLGPRILRTETAGLLVLSIIMYELGDIG, encoded by the coding sequence ATGCCAAGGTTCTTTGTAAAATCGGAAAATATAGAAAATGAGAAAATAACCATATCAGGTGAAGATTTTAATCATATAAAGAATGTTCTCCGCTTAAGGCAGGGAGACTCTCTTATAATCAGTGACGGGAATTGCTGGGATTACAGTGTTGTAATTGACAGTTATGCCGCCAATTATGTTACCACCACAATAGTTGACAGTTATAAAAATACCAATGAATCTGAAATCGACATAACTTTATTTCAAGGGGTCCCCAAGTCTGACAAAATGGATATGATCATTCAGAAATCTGTAGAAATGGGGGTTAAGCGAATAGTCCCTGTTATTACGGAGAGAACTGTTGTTAAAATAAATAGTGAAAAGGATATAAAGAATAAGATCACAAGGTGGCAAAGGATAGCAATAGAAGCATCAAAACAATGTAATAGGGGAATAATGCCAATTGTTGAAGCTCCTGTGACTTTTCGTCAATCTATTACCGAAGCAAAGCAGGCTGACTTGAATTTGATTCCGTACGAAAAAGAAACGGGAAATAAGCTTAAGCCGGTTTTAAAAGGTGGTGGGGCCAAAACTATTTCAGTTATGATCGGCCCAGAGGGTGGATTCTCAAATAATGAGGTAGATTTGGCTGTAGAAAATGGCTGTGTACCGGTAACATTAGGTCCAAGGATACTAAGGACCGAAACTGCGGGTTTGCTGGTACTTTCTATAATAATGTACGAACTGGGGGATATTGGCTGA